A region from the Neurospora crassa OR74A linkage group V, whole genome shotgun sequence genome encodes:
- a CDS encoding DUF431 domain-containing protein: MAATKKTYIVEHLDEELGPWSELEYLAIAKESQEIGSEFHLTSLPQGFKVPEALAAVPAFKAENRGVEEIYAADKSRVCLLDPAAKKDLSPEDGDTFDVFLFGGILGDDPPRDRTSELRKKGFEGRRLGPVQMTTDTAVRVTRLVVEGKTPVDKIPYVDHPELKFSEHESTQMPFRYVTDKEGKPIMPAGMVELIKKDSDKAIDDMF; this comes from the exons ATGGCCGCCACCAAGAAGACCTACATCGTCGAGCACCTCGATGAGGAGCTGGGCCCCTGGTCCGAGCTCGAGTACCTCGCTATCGCCAAGGAATCGCAAGAGATCGGTTCCGAGTTCCATCTGACTTCCCTGCCCCAGGGCTTCAAGGTCCCCGAGGCCCTGGCCGCTGTGCCGGCCTTCAAGGCTGAGAACCGCGGTGTTGAGGAGATCTATGCTGCTGACAAGAGCAGGGTCTGCCTGCTGGATCCCGCGGCCAAGAAGGACTTGAGCCCTGAGGATGGCGACACCTTTGATGTTTTCCTGTTTGGCGGTATTTTGG GTGACGACCCCCCGAGAG ACAGAACCTCTGAGCTCCGCAAGAAGGGCTTCGAGGGTCGCCGTCTCGGCCCCGTGCAGATGACCACTGACACTGCTGTCCGTGTCACTCGTCTTGTTGTTGAGGGCAAGA CTCCCGTCGACAAGATTCCCTACGTCGACCACCCCGAGCTCAAGTTCAGCGAGCACGAGAGCACACAGATGCCCTTCCGCTATGTCACTGACAAAGAGGGCAAGCCAATCATGCCTGCG GGCATGGTTGAGTTGATCAAGAAAGACTCGGACAAGGCTATTGACGACATGTTCTAA
- a CDS encoding pheromone processing carboxypeptidase Kex1 — translation MAATTTTTNAGRSMASWKRLSTLIAAFTLSWTSSFVAAAGSADYFVHDLPGAPDGPLVKMHAGHIEVTPDNNGNLFFWHFQNKHIANKQRTVIWLNGGPGCSSEDGALMEIGPYRLKDENTLVYNDGAWNEFANVLFVDNPVGTGFSYVDTNAYIHELTEMAANFVTFLERWFALFPEYEHDDLYIAGESYAGQHIPYIAQAILERNKNAGPVNRKWNLSGLLIGNGWVSPKEQYDAYLQFAYEKDIVKKGTDLANKLEIQQRICQKEIAVKPDKIDYPECEAILQDMLQLTAGGVGASGKNQCYNMYDVRLKDDYPSCGMAWPPDLKSVTPYLRKKEVIKALNINDNKSTGWTECNGQVGMNFNPKTKPSITLLPDILSAGVPILLFSGAEDLICNHLGTEALISNMEWNGGKGFELTPGTWAPRRDWTFEGEPAGFWQQARNLTYVLFYNSSHMVPFDYPRRTRDMLDRFMGVDISSIGGQPTDSRLDGEKLPETTVGGAAGNSTSNQAAEKAKLEMAKWEAYRKSGELVLVIVIVAAGVWGWFVWKERRKTAGQGYMGVATGERHSISNNPGPRGNLSGGGDRTRGQGLAGFRNKRSGRRDVEAQDFDESELDDLHLSKPEDPHADSRYSIGGASDDEEEQKPGKGSSSRQPGGRS, via the exons atggccgccaccaccactaccaccaatGCTGGCCGGTCTATGGCTAGCTGGAAACGACTGTCGACTCTAATCGCGGCATTCACGCTGTCATGGACATCCAGCTTCGTCGCCGCTGCTGGCTCCGCCGACTACTTTGTCCATGATCTGCCAGGCGCACCAGATGGTCCTCTGGTGAAGATGCATGCCGG ACATATCGAGGTCACCCCTGATAACAACGGCAACCTGTTCTTCTGGCACTTCCAGAACAAACATATCGCCAACAAACAACGAACCGTCATCTGGCTAAATGGTGGTCCTGGTTGCAGTTCCGAGGATGGCGCATTGATGGAGATTGGTCCCTACAGACTGAAGGACGAAAACACCTTGGTATACAACGATGGCGCATGGAACGAGTTCGCCAACGTCTTGTTCGTCGACAACCCCGTCGGCACTGGCTTCAGTTATGTCGACACCAACGCCTATATCCACGAGTTGACCGAGATGGCCGCCAACTTTGTTACCTTTTTGGAGAGGTGGTTCGCTCTGTTCCCAGAGTACGAGCATGACGAT CTTTACATTGCCGGAGAGTCTTACGCCGGTCAGCACATTCCCTACATCGCCCAAGCTATTCTCGAACGTAACAAGAACGCTGGTCCCGTCAATCGCAAATGGAACCTCTCGGGCCTCCTCATCGGCAACGGCTGGGTTTCCCCCAAAGAGCAATACGACGCCTACCTCCAGTTTGCCTACGAGAAGGACATCGTCAAGAAGGGTACCGACCTCGCCAACAAGCTCGAAATCCAACAGCGTATCTGCCAAAAGGAAATCGCCGTCAAGCCCGACAAGATCGACTACCCCGAATGCGAAGCTATTTTGCAAGACATGCTCCAACTGACTGCTGGCGGCGTCGGCGCCAGCGGCAAGAACCAATGCTACAACATGTACGACGTCCGCCTGAAGGACGACTACCCCTCATGCGGCATGGCCTGGCCCCCCGACCTCAAGAGCGTAACCCCCTACCTCCGCAAGAAGGAAGTCATCAAGGCCCTCAACATCAACGATAACAAGTCTACCGGCTGGACTGAATGCAACGGCCAGGTAGGCATGAACTTTAACCCCAAGACCAAGCCGTCCATCACCTTGCTTCCCGACATCCTCTCCGCCGGCGTTCCCATCCTGCTCTTCTCCGGCGCCGAAGACCTCATCTGCAACCACCTGGGCACCGAAGCCTTGATCTCCAACATGGAATGGAACGGCGGCAAGGGCTTCGAACTCACCCCGGGAACCTGGGCGCCGCGGCGCGACTGGACCTTCGAAGGCGAACCGGCCGGCTTCTGGCAACAAGCGCGCAACCTCACCTACGTGCTCTTTTACAACTCCAGCCACATGGTCCCCTTCGATTACCCCCGCCGCACGCGCGACATGCTGGATCGGTTCATGGGCGTGGATATCAGTAGCATTGGCGGACAGCCTACGGACTCGAGGCTCGACGGGGAGAAGTTACCCGAAACGACGGTCGGCGGCGCAGCAGGGAATAGCACGAGCAACCAAGCGGCCGAGAAGGCCAAGTTGGAGATGGCCAAGTGGGAAGCCTACCGCAAGTCAGGCGAGCTGGTTCTGGTGATTGTCATTGTTGCTGCGGGCGTGTGGGGATGGTTTGTCtggaaagaaaggagaaagaCTGCTGGGCAGGGGTATATGGGTGTTGCTACGGGCGAGAGACATAGCATTTCTAACAACCCGGGACCTCGTGGGAACcttagtggtggtggagataGGACGAGAGGTCAAGGATTGGCAGGTTTTAGGAACAAGAGaagcgggaggagggatgTTGAAGCGCAGGATTTTGACGAGAGCGAGTTGGATGATTTGCACTTGAGCAAGCCGGAGGACCCGCATGCGGATAGTAGGTATAGCATTGGTGGTGCtagtgatgatgaagaggagcaaAAACCGGGGAAGGGTAGTTCTAGTAGGCAGCCTGGGGGGAGATCGTGA
- a CDS encoding dihydroorotate dehydrogenase, with the protein MTSTPTPSQNLTRTNITKMTIPKLNIHPPLINTPCPAATTLEDLLILWNCPSTGAITTRTSLLSGFPHDDTKNLYVFYDSSSHTVSSSTNPSPPSSATPTQNATLNSLGYSPLPLQTYLDFIRTIAVYHSPPPPPPNNHKGRSIGRSKTIIISVTGSAEDVAQCYLHIARLQSEFLYVTSSSSPSFVVKVAMEINLSCPNIPHHPPPAYSRDALVRYLEELKKAIKAAEAEGLPRIPVGLKTPPYTYETQFLGLMEALEASASATALASERNKKQEEKELQCPITFLTATNTLGSCLAFTAFTGFTDDFTQAALPTDLGTGGLAGAPLHPLALGNVKTLRKMLDEREKTLGHRIQIIGVGGVLDAQGYKRMRMAGADVVGLASGLLLRGVKVFEEIEKGVGGDW; encoded by the coding sequence ATGACGAGCACTCCAACACCTTCACAGAACCTCACACGaaccaacatcaccaaaatGACAATCCCAAAACTCAACATCCACCCGCCCCTCATCAACACCCCCTGTCCTGCAGCAACGACACTCGAggacctcctcatcctctggAACTGTCCTTCCACCGGCGCCATAACCACCCGCACCTCACTCCTCTCCGGCTTCCCCCACGACGACACCAAGAACCTCTACGTCTTCTatgactcctcctcccacaCCGTCTCGTCTTCTACCAACCCTTCCCCCCCCTCATCAGCAACTCCCACCCAAAACGCCACGCTCAACTCCCTCGGCTACAGCCCTTTACCTCTCCAAACCTACCTGGACTTTATACGGACCATTGCCGTGTatcattctcctcctcctcctcctcccaacaaCCACAAAGGTCGCAGCATTGGCAGGAGTAAAACAATCATCATCTCCGTCACCGGTTCCGCAGAGGACGTAGCCCAATGTTACCTGCACATCGCCCGTCTCCAGTCGGAATTCCTTTAtgtcacttcttcttcttctccttcttttgtgGTAAAGGTGGCAATGGAAATCAACCTCTCGTGCCCCAACATCCCGCACCATCCGCCTCCGGCTTACTCCCGCGACGCGCTGGTTCGATATCTCGAGGAGTTGAAAAAAGCGATCAAGGCTGCAGAAGCTGAGGGCCTACCCAGGATTCCAGTGGGATTGAAGACGCCGCCGTATACCTACGAGACGCAGTTCCTGGGGTTGATGGAGGCTTTGGaggcttcggcttcggctaCAGCTCTGGCATCAGAGAGGAACAAaaagcaagaagaaaaagagctGCAATGTCCAATCACCTTCCTCACAGCCACCAACACCCTCGGCAGTTGTCTTGCTTTTACAGCTTTTACCGGTTTCACAGACGACTTTACTCAAGCGGCGTTACCAACCGACTTAGGCACAGGCGGACTAGCTGGTGCCCCCTTACATCCATTAGCGCTGGGGAATGTCAAAACGCTTAGGAAAATGTTGgatgaaagagaaaaaaCGCTGGGACATCGGATACAGATAATTGGAGTGGGAGGGGTGCTAGATGCACAGGGGTataagaggatgaggatggcggGCGCGGATGTGGTTGGGTTGGCGAGTGGGTTGTTATTGAGGGGGGTAAAAGTTTTTGAGGAGATTGAGAAGGGGGTGGGAGGGGATTGGTGA
- a CDS encoding dre-2 encodes MSPITLDLTSDFNPANTTGAGSSSSQPRTLLVAPPSVASHEERISALFSTYPRDTTDLHMLDRLAAGLVTLPTSTYDLILVLTDPDGSRHAEASALLSNRAVWSLLVPALKAGGKLRSEDGTLGRDTTTPEAREAVLAGLVAGADGFTKPDYAEEEAVPLRFGLKRKTNPNPVVAPIQPVAQVVTAAPAGVGFVTLDLNDDLDLDGEDDDDDVIDEDTLLTEADLRRPIQQPPECQPKPGKKRRACKDCTCGLAERLEAEDKARRDKADQALNTLKLKSEDLLELDLTVPGKTGSCGSCALGDAFRCAGCPYLGLPPFKVGEEVSILNNVPQL; translated from the exons atgtcgCCCATAACTCTCGATCTCACATCCGACTTCAACCccgccaacaccaccggcgcggggtcgtcgtcgtcgcaaCCCAGAACCCTCCTCGTTGCGCCGCCCTCGGTCGCCTCCCACGAGGAACGCATCAGCGCCCTCTTCTCCACCTACCCCCGCGACACCACCGACCTGCACATGCTCGACCGACTCGCCGCCGGTCTCGTCACCCTCCCCACATCCACCTACGACCTGATCCTCGTTTTGACCGACCCGGACGGCAGCCGACACGCCGAAGCCTCGGCCCTGCTCAGCAACCGCGCCGTGTGGTCGCTTCTCGTCCCCGCCCTCAAGGCCGGTGGCAAGCTGCGCAGCGAAGATGGCACCCTCGGCAgggacaccaccacccccgagGCCCGCGAGGCCGTGCTAGCCGGTCTCGTCGCCGGCGCCGACGGCTTCACCAAGCCCGATTAcgccgaggaggaagccgTGCCGCTGCGTTTTGGTCTCAAGAGAAagaccaaccccaaccccgtaGTTGCGCCCATCCAGCCTGTCGCCCAAGTCGTCACTGCCGCCCCAGCCGGCGTCGGTTTCGTCACGCTCGATTTGAACGACGATCTTGATCTCGACggtgaagacgacgacgacgatgtgaTTGACGAGGACACACTCCTCACGGAAGCGGACCTGCGCCGCCCCATCCAGCAGCCGCCCGAGTGCCAGCCCAAGCCGggcaagaagagaagggcgTGCAAGGACTGCACGTGCGGGCTGGCGGAGCGGTTGGAGGCGGAGGACAAGGCGCGCAGGGACAAGGCGGACCAGGCGCTGAACACGCTCAAGCTCAAGAGCGAGGActtgctggagctggacCTGACAGTTCCCGGGAAGACAGGGAGCTGTGGTAGCTGTGCGTTGGGAGATGCTTTCAGGTGTGCTG GCTGCCCCTACCTAGGTCTCCCACCCTTCAAGGTCGGCGAGGAGGTGTCGATCCTCAACAACGTGCCGCAGTTGTGA